A window of Excalfactoria chinensis isolate bCotChi1 chromosome Z, bCotChi1.hap2, whole genome shotgun sequence contains these coding sequences:
- the LOC140263871 gene encoding rho GTPase-activating protein 32-like: MPPKELSPWWRGKRGFQVGSFPSECVELISGKVPESLVNSLPKPAPKKRGKLPPFLRSVVKARPRRAEQPEPEKEGVFGCDLGEHLLHSGRDVPQVLQSCSEFIEQHGVVRGIYRLSGVTSKIQRLRHEFDSEQVPELSVRDIHSVSSVCKMYFRELPNPLVTEQLYDKFSDAACAATEEERLLRMKDAIQQLPAPHYRTLEYLMRHLASLAGSSSVTNMDAKNLAIVWAPNLLRSQQSQSACVSGGAACLEVQTQAAVVEFLIGNTDVLFHTKSTSAVGEGADQVLPERGRNHHLSAGVLASACADHLLWANANFSAVQRSPHKQNSWSWQEPLKLFEAYLIGRTKPLPPGAERV, encoded by the exons atgccaccaaaggagctgagcccctggtggagaggcaagcgtggctttcag gttggatctttccctagtgagtgtgtggaactcattagcggaAAGGTTCCAGAGTCCCTCGTCAATTCgttgccaaagccag cgccgaagaaacggggcaagctcccacccttccttcgttcggtggtgaaggcgCGCCCCAGGAGAgcggagcagccggagccggagaaggaaggggtgtttgggtgtgacctgggggagcaccttctccactctggccgtgatg tcccccaggtcctgcagagctgctctgaattcatcgagcagcatggcgtggtgcgggggatctaccgcctgtccggcgtcacgtccaagatccagcgactacg ccatgaatttgattcagagcaggttcctgagctcagcgtccgtgacattcacagcgtgagctccgtatgcaagatgtacttcagggagctcccgaaccctcttgtgaccgagcagctgtatgacaagttctcg gacgctgctTGTGCTGCtacggaggaggagcggttgctcaggatgaaggacgccatccagcagctgcccgctcctcactacag gactctggAATACCTGATGAGGCATCTGGCGTCtcttgctgggagcagctcgGTCACCAATATGGACGCTAAGAATTTAGCAATcgtgtgggctccaaacctcttaag atcccagcagagccagtctgcctgcgtcagcggaggagctgcctgcttagAAGTGCAGACGCAGGCAGCAGTGGTGGAATTCCTGATCGGCaacacagacgtcctcttccaCACCAAATCCACgtcagccgtgggagagggagcag accaagttctcccAGAAAGAGGGAGGAATCACCATCTGTCAGCTGGTGTTCttgcttctgcctgcgcagaccatCTTCTGTGGGCAAACGCCAACTTCAGCGCAGTGCAAAGGAGCCCTCACAAGCAGAactcgtggtcctggcag gagcctctcaagctgTTTGAAGCCTACTTGATAGGCAGAACCAAGCCTTTGCCTCCAGGGGCAGAGAGAGTTTGA